In Vanrija pseudolonga chromosome 4, complete sequence, a single window of DNA contains:
- the scd1_0 gene encoding Rho guanine nucleotide exchange factor scd1, translating to MSISRKRVGSVSQRNDSPLPPLDIQSIQMPPNPQNALALKTAALSSTKTLFQMASGLRKRLRSVEDFAPFLEQPSSANQLDVVAHMCHVFRLGSSLCHLYNQLIPSFVNPSSPLYAGDLPEPHPINYDPPNFKDSPEGVRNWAKRPENAKVCQKYIALFCMAMKQRREEGRWHGESWAIHELLGKSTGDESDLESYDSTGLTKVFQTVEAMLDNLPESAIFPSSPTPTTPFGTSSSQTFSALAPLSTNTRSNSRQSYELPYSSAGTPTGSSVNGIAAAVNGGILTDSEAGPGPSTVEQQRSSGSGAIGAIGNAFKTVEELVNSERSYVQELEILERCSVEILKAELVSAETVYSIFSNLRQILDFQRKFLIKLETEYEPIEERGCVAWNEGRFGRPFVEMEKEFECYGPYCANYLDAMKTVNDFRVNLMLGQDLPEGQKPCLHPERELQAFMIKPIQRITKYGLLLDAILHATAKQEYAYREELQAGLAAVRRIAADINETTAFKEKQATVRELVERVDDWKGHDYERFGDLHLDDQFTVSKADSPRDYHVFLFDKMMLCCKEIQQDRKKGAKNNSMLNRKDKTTSKSALPPKSRLALKGRIFVSNITAAHLLPPTEQYGAPRVHIVWSVPAKSGDAEQDVEDSFIMSGRSEDTMKRWADKVMELAAIARKQQEDRTASTRFSSNTRASDPRAPYWAQSQFAPPTPATEHGTFNFPPVPGTPRQSENGYYLDGDDDEPVNGLAIYGVPGVPFPVNARRAQSQQSLPAVQQAELRARAMTEDQNGPSMTQWRQQAVPPLPSHPRLASNDSNGSAVTPEGWRAGSNGRRQHSQSQSRLPGRLEEEEAEFASAPPGAFARYEQATPRGMARAPSNGSAAPQGQPQGSVRSRSASSPNVYQPVNQAPLPPLPNGSSPTWQNQNTPYVSSSATSSSTGLGSTPGGTAYFNRRMSTGKRSSAESQTTETSETSSQSPRTPYTNATPGDLRGATPVSRQNSQEAGPAQNVLVKVRSGESNFVIGIPTDITFQTLYEKVVKKLRLCSAHHASAGLDLVVRIKWLDSDGDEVVIKTDSDVQVMLVESVSEQIQLIAT from the exons ATGTCCATATCACGAAAGCGTGTCGGCTCTGTCAGTCAGCGTAACGACTCGCCTCTCCCACCACTGGACATTCAATCCATCCAGATGCCGCCAAATCC CCAAAATGCCCTGGCCCTCAAGACGGcagccttgtcgtcgacaaaGACCTTGTTCCAGATGGCCTCGGGCCTGAGGAAGAGGTTGCGGAGTGTCGAGGACTTTGCTCCGTTTCTGG AGCAACCAAGCAGTGCGaaccagctcgacgtcgtggccCACATGTGCCATGTGTTCCGACTGGGATCCTCGCTTTGCCACCTCTACAACCAGTTGATCCCCTCCTTTGTCAACCCATCGTCTCCCCTGTACGCTGGAGACCTCCCAGAACCACACCCGATCAACTATGACCCTCCTAACTTCAAGGACTCGCCCGAAGGTGTCCGCAACTGGGCCAAGCGTCCTGAAAACGCCAAGGTCTGCCAAAAGTACATTGCCTTGTTCTGCATGGCAATgaagcagcggcgcgaggaaggcagATGGCACGGAGAATCATGGGCCATCCACGAGCTACTGGGCAAAAGCACtggcgacgagagcgaccTCGAATCCTACGACTCGACCGGCTTGACAAAGGTCTTCCAGACAGTCGAGGCGATGCTCGACAACCTGCCAGAGTCGGCCATCTTCCCATCTTCTCCCACACCGACTACCCCGTTTGGAACGAGTTCATCCCAAACATTCTCAGCCCTCGCACCGCTCTCCACCAACACGCGCTCAAACTCGCGCCAGTCGTATGAGTTGCCCTATTCGTCTGCGGGCACACCAACCGGTTCTTCTGTCAACGGAATCGCCGCGGCAGTCAACGGCGGCATCCTCACAGATTCCGAAGCTGGTCCTGGTCCTTCGaccgtcgagcagcagcgatcATCCGGTTCGGGTGCTATTGGTGCCATTGGAAATGCCTTCAAgacggtcgaggagctcgtcaaCAGTGAGCGCTCATACGTCCAGGAGCTCGAGATTCTCGAGCGGTGCTCGGTCGAGatcctcaaggccgagctcgtctcCGCCGAGACGGTTTATTCGATCTTCTCCAACCTCCGCCAGATTCTCGACTTCCAACGCAAGTTCTTGATCAAGCTCGAGACCGAGTACGAGCCGATCGAGGAGCGTGGATGCGTCGCATGGAACGAAGGGCGTTTCGGACGGCCATTCGTCGAGATGGAGAAGGAGTTTGAGTGCTACGGCCCCTACTGTGCCAACTACCTGGACGCCATGAAGACGGTCAACGACTTCAGGGTCAACTTGATG CTTGGACAGGACCTGCCGGAGGGACAAAAGCCATGCCTGCATCCCGAGCGCGAACTCCAGGCGTTCATGATCAAGCCCATTCAGCGTATCACAAAGTATGGGCTGCTTCTGGACGCTATTCTCCACGCCACAGCCAAGCAAGAGTATGCTTACCGCGAGGAGCTCCAGGCCGGTCTTGCAGCAGTACGGCGCATTGCCGCCGATATCAACGAGACGACGGCGTTCAAGGAGAAGCAGGCAACTGTccgcgagcttgtcgagcgcgttgATGACTGGAAGGGACACGACTACGAGCGCTTCGGAGACttgcacctcgacgaccagTTCACCGTGTCCAAGGCCGACTCGCCCAGAGATTACCACGTCTTCCTCTTCGACAAGATGATGCTCTGCTGCAAGGAGATTCAGCAGGACAGAAAGAAGGGTGCCAAGAACAACAGCATGCTCAACCGCAAGGACAAGACAACGAGCAAGAGCGCTCTCCCACCAAAGTCTCGTCTGGCATTAAAAGGGCGAATCTTCGTCTCCAACATCACGGCTgctcacctcctcccaccaACAGAGCAGTATGGTGCCCCTCGGGTTCACATCGTCTGGTCGGTCCCGGCCAAGTCGGGCGATGCGGAGCAGGATGTCGAGGACTCGTTCATCATGTCTGGGCGCTCTGAAGACACGATGAAGAGATGGGCCGACAAGGTGATGGAACTGGCCGCCATTGCCCGCAAGCAGCAAGAGGACCGCACTGCCAGCACCCGGTTCAGCAGCAACACTCGTGCATCTGACCCTCGTGCCCCGTACTGGGCTCAATCGCAGTTTGCTCCTCCCACGCCTGCCACCGAGCATGGCACGTTCAACTTCCCTCCCGTCCCCGGCACTCCCAGACAAAGCGAGAACGGCTACTACTtggatggcgacgacgacgagcctgTCAACGGTCTTGCCATCTATGGCGTTCCTGGCGTGCCCTTCCCAGTCAATGCGCGTCGTGCCCAGAGCCAGCAGTCCTTGCCAGCTGTtcagcaggccgagctgcgcgctcGTGCAATGACCGAGGACCAGAACGGGCCGAGCATGACTcagtggcggcagcaggcCGTCCCGCCTTTGCCATCGCACCCTCGCTTGGCGTCCAACGATTCCAACGGGTCTGCTGTCACCCCAGAGGGGTGGCGCGCAGGATCcaacggccgccgccagcacaGCCAGTCGCAGTCGCGCCTgcctggccgcctcgaggaggaggaagctgAGTTTGCCAGCGCCCCTCCAGGCGCCTTCGCTCGTTACGAGCAGGCCACGCCCAGAGGCATGGCCAGAGCCCCCTCAAACGGTTCAGCTGCCCCTCAAGGCCAGCCACAAGGGTCGGtccgcagccgcagcgcctcgtcgcccaaTGTCTACCAGCCGGTGAACCAGGCTCCTCTACCTCCACTCCCCAACGGTTCGAGCCCCACTTGGCAAAACCAGAACACGCCATACGTGTCTTCCTctgccacctcgtcgtctaCTGGTCTTGGATCTACCCCTGGCGGCACGGCCTACTTTAACCGTCGCATGAGCACTGGCAAGCGCTCGAGCGCAGAGTCGCAGACCACCGAAACGTCGGAGACTTCAAGCCAGAGCCCTCGCACGCCGTACACCAACGCCACTCCCGGCGACTTGCGTGGCGCCACGCCCGTGTCTCGCCAAAACAGTCAGGAAGCTGGGCCTGCTCAGAACGTGCTCGTTAAAGTGCGCTCTGGCGAGTCCAACTTTGTCATTGGCATCCCGACCGATATTACGTTCCAGACGCTCTACGAGAAGGTTGTCAAGAAGCTTCGCCTCTGTTCTGCGCAccacgccagcgccggcctcgaccttgtgGTCAGAATCAAGTGGCTCGACTCTGATGGTGACGAGGTTGTCATCAAGACCGACTCGGACGTCCAGGTCATGCTCGTCGAGTCTGTCTCGGAGCAGATCCAGCTCATTGCCACTTGA
- the MGM101 gene encoding Mitochondrial genome maintenance protein, giving the protein MVMATIHRAPALARSLATTSRLAAAAAPAKAAYRVATPRASASASAPAASTSTAAAPATTTRTTRAATSSTGTTTRTRTTTKAVPKATVAAAKPAVAAMPTPMDFGDDFAFDADIPDYAQLSKPAAAAAPAAQPQPTPSPPLSALPDASYVPLPSAGYVSGALGAGGALGGAAIADGYGGTMPGEVRIADDWTTSFRGLSERPFDKDVADALLKPLDPDDVEIKPDGLLYLPEIKYRRTLNAAFGPGGWGMAPRGETHVGQRIVSREWGLVCLGRLVAIARGEQEYFDPSGIPTATEACKSNALMRCCKDLGIASELWDPRFIREFKAKYCTDAMVEHVVQKKRRKLWRKKNAKFEYPYKEV; this is encoded by the exons ATGGTTATGGCAACAATCCACCGCGCACCAGCACTAGCACGGTCGCTCGCGACAAcgtcgcgcctcgcggccgccgcagcgccagccAAGGCCGCGTACCgggtcgcgacgccgcgcgcgtccgcgtccgcgtcggcgcccgccgcgtccacctcgacggcggcagctccAGCCACGACCACGCGCACGACACGCGCAGCGACATCATCcacgggcacgacgacgcgcacgcgcaccacgACCAAGGCTGTGCCCAAGGCCACTGTCGCCGCTGCGAAGCCCGCGGTGGCGGCCATGCCTACGCCGATGGACTTTGGCGACGACTTTGCGTTTGACGCCGACATCCCAGACTACGCGCAGCTGAGCAagcctgccgctgcggctgcgccTGCGGCACAGCCccagccgacgccgtcgccaccgctgTCGGCGCTCCCGGACGCGTCGTACGTGCCCCTCCCGAGCGCGGGGTACGTCtctggcgcgctcggcgcgggcggggcgctgggcggcgcggccatcGCGGACGGGTACGGCGGCACGATGCCCGGCGAAGTGAGGATAGCGGACGACTGGACTACGAGCTTTCGCGGCCTGAGCGAGCGGCCGTTTGACAAGGACGTGGCGGACGCGCTGTTGAAGCCGCTTGACCcggacgacgtcgagatcaAGCCTG ACGGCCTCCTCTACCTCCCCGAGATCAAGTACCGCCGGACGCTCAACGCCGCGTTCGGCcccggcggctggggcatggcgccgcgcggcgagaCGCACGTCGGGCAGCGTATCGTGTCGCGCGAGTGGGGTCTCGTGTGCCTTGGACG CCTCGTCGCTATCGCCCGTGGCGAGCAGGAGTACTTTGACCCCTCTGGCATCCCGACCGCGACCGAGGCGTGCAAGAGCAACGCGCTGATGCGATGCTGCAAGGACCTGGGCATTGCGTCGGAGCtgtg GGACCCCCGCTTCATCCGCGAGTTCAAGGCAAAGTACTGCACCGACGCCAtggtcgagcacgtcgtccaGAAGAAGCGGCGCAAGCTGTGGCGCAAGAAGAATGCCAAGTTTGAGTACC